The Bacteroidales bacterium nucleotide sequence ACATTAGCAGTGCAGCAGAGATTCCTTTTCCTGATACATCTGCAATACAAAATCCGTATCTGTGATCATTTATTTGAACAACATCATAATAATCACCACCAACCTCAAAGTGTGGTAAATAGCAGGCTGTAGCAACTATATCTTCATTGTTTGGAAGCGAAGAGTGGCTTGGAATCAGCATAGACTGTACACGACTTGCCAAATCTAGCTCCTTCTTAATAATCTCCTGACGAAGGTTTTGATTGTATAGATTCCTATTTTCGATGGCTACCGCCACAATGTTTGTCATTGTCTGAATAAAATGCAGGTGTTTTATTGTGGGACTCATTCCAACACGCTCCTCTTCAATATCTCCAATTAAAAGATAAGCTAAGGGTCGTTCATTATGAAATACAGGAATAAGGACGTCAAAAACCGTTAATTGACGATTGATAGCATTGGTAAGACTGGTAATTTGAGTATAGTAGGTAAAATCATCAGGAACCTTTATTTCATCAACGACTTTGCGATCAACTCCGCTTGACAAAATACGTTCCCACTTTTCATTATAATGATATAAAAGAACTTTGCCTATATTAAGCTCATCTTTTAAAATGCCAAGATACCTATCCAATACCTCTTCAACAGGTAAATTCTCATTGATTGCTATTGTCAACTTAAGCAAAAAATCTAGTTTGAAATTGCAAAACTGTAATCTCCTTAATGACGCCTTTTTATTTGATTCCATATCGCATTTGCCGTTATTTATAGGTTACATTAATTTCTAGACATGACTAAACTGTAAAAGTAACTCATATTGATTGCAATTGCAAAATTTACTGCCTAAACAATTCAAAATTTCTATCTTTCTTGTTTTAAGGAAATTATAATTCTATCTAAACAGTTGTAAATATCTTACTTAACTATGTTACGCTCTAGTTTAGATATGACTTTTGTTATACAACATTTACCTAACGCGTTCAGCATAAGAGTAGTCAGCTGTATTTACCCGTATAACGTCGCCTATATTGACAAAAAGAGGTACTTTAACATTTGCACCCGTTTCTACAGTTGCATCTTTCAAAGCTGTTGACGAAGCTGTATCACCTTTCAATCCGGGCTCAGTATATGTTACCTCAAGCTCTACTGTAATTGGCAACTCTGCAGTTAATGGGGTCTCAGTTTCGGCATGAAAAACTATTTCCACGTCTTCTCCCTCTTTCATAAGATCTGGCGAAGAGATCAGTTTTTCATCAATTAAAACCTGTTCAAATGTCTCTTTATGCATAAAAACAAATCCTGTCTCTTCTTTATAAAGATATTGGTAAGGTCTTCTCTCTATTCTTACGATATCTATCTTAGCTCCTGAAGGGAAAGTATTATCTATTACACGTCCGTTTTCTAGATTTTTAAGTTTAGTTCGAATAAAAGCTGGACCTTTCCCTGGCTTTACGTGTTGAAATTGAACTACTTGATACAATCCATCACGAAACTGAATTGTTAATCCATTTTTAATGTCTGTTGTGTCTCCCATAATTGTATTCTATTTTTGTGTGATAACTACTTTTTACCTTTACTAAAATAAGGCTTAGGTTGTTTTGCCATAAATTCCTTTAAATATATTGGTTCGTCATAAGCCAAGTCGGCGAATTGTTTTGAAGCAATTCTTTTACTTGCCAAAGGATACATATATTTAGCTGAAATAAAAATATCTGTGTGTATTCTTGCATTATTGTGATTTATCACGTCTAAAATTTTAAATGCTCCATTACCGCAAAAGTGAATAACACTTGACTCCAACATCTCTGCGTATGACGATTCTGTAATAATATGAGGCTCTAACTCCCCAACTTCATTCAAATGCTTGTCATATATGTTATGATATACCTCCATTCTGCGTGCGTCGATCATTGGACATATTAATTCTCCTTCATTAATATTGATGTTTGAAATACATGCCTGGGCAATTATTTCAGTTGAGGGGATCATTATCAAAGGTTTATTTAACCCGTAACAAAATCCCTTAGCTACAGATACACCTATACGAAGGCCAGTATACGACCCTGGACCACAGCTAACAGCAATATAGCCAATATCATTTGGCAGTAAACTATTGTCAGTCAACAATTTCTTAATAAAAACTGTTAAAACTTTTGAATGTGCATTTTCTAAATCAGACTCAGCATAAGCCAACATCTCTTGACCGCAAAAAATAGCTACTGAACATATGTTGGTAGCTGTCTCTATGCACAAAATATTAACCATTGTTATTAATTTTACGCACAAAGATAATAAATTCCATTTTGGTTGAATATGAAATTAGCGATCTTTACAAAACAAACTTTTACCTTAAAGCTGTATATCAGCACCACGGTAAAAATCAAGTATCTTAGTTTTTACTATGAAATCATATTTACTTTGCAGTAGTCTTGATTTTACCTGATTCAACTTGTTTTTCTCTATATTATAATCTGTTGCGCTAATTGCCCCAGCATTAAATCGTTGTTCAGCAAAACGATAAGATTCTTCGCTTGCTTCAACTGCCT carries:
- a CDS encoding SpoIIE family protein phosphatase is translated as MLKLTIAINENLPVEEVLDRYLGILKDELNIGKVLLYHYNEKWERILSSGVDRKVVDEIKVPDDFTYYTQITSLTNAINRQLTVFDVLIPVFHNERPLAYLLIGDIEEERVGMSPTIKHLHFIQTMTNIVAVAIENRNLYNQNLRQEIIKKELDLASRVQSMLIPSHSSLPNNEDIVATACYLPHFEVGGDYYDVVQINDHRYGFCIADVSGKGISAALLMSNFQANVRALFAANLKLDEIVHELNQRVMNNVNGEKFVTLFIGEYNSQNKKLTYVNAGHNPPILYQAGLKEIKFLQSGSIGVGMLDFIPSITIGSEYVTQGSRLIMFTDGIIELENENMEEFGTAFMEHELMQTPVIDDVISNIINELESFKGQGSYIDDITILALEFPN
- the efp gene encoding elongation factor P, which produces MGDTTDIKNGLTIQFRDGLYQVVQFQHVKPGKGPAFIRTKLKNLENGRVIDNTFPSGAKIDIVRIERRPYQYLYKEETGFVFMHKETFEQVLIDEKLISSPDLMKEGEDVEIVFHAETETPLTAELPITVELEVTYTEPGLKGDTASSTALKDATVETGANVKVPLFVNIGDVIRVNTADYSYAERVR
- the tsaB gene encoding tRNA (adenosine(37)-N6)-threonylcarbamoyltransferase complex dimerization subunit type 1 TsaB, which codes for MVNILCIETATNICSVAIFCGQEMLAYAESDLENAHSKVLTVFIKKLLTDNSLLPNDIGYIAVSCGPGSYTGLRIGVSVAKGFCYGLNKPLIMIPSTEIIAQACISNININEGELICPMIDARRMEVYHNIYDKHLNEVGELEPHIITESSYAEMLESSVIHFCGNGAFKILDVINHNNARIHTDIFISAKYMYPLASKRIASKQFADLAYDEPIYLKEFMAKQPKPYFSKGKK